The following nucleotide sequence is from Solidesulfovibrio carbinolicus.
CGGCGAGCACGGCGTGGGCCTGTCCAAGCTGCCCTTCCTCGACCGCCAGCTTTCCCCCATCGAGCGCGGGCTCATGGCCCGGATCAAGGCCGCCTTCGACCCCAGCGGCATCATGAACCCCGGCAAGGCCTACTAGACGTGTCCACGGAACTCACCCCCGTCCACTGCCTCCACGGCCAGGGCCGCCGCCCGACCTGCATCCTGTGCGGCCGCTGCCTGCCCGTGTGTCCGCTTTTTACGGCCACCGGCCGCGAGGAGCTTTCCCCGCGCGCCAAGTTTTTCCTGGCCAAGGCCCTGGGCGAAGGCCGGGCCGAGCTGTCGGCCAAGGCCGCCGAGATGCTGACCACCGCCTGCCTGTCCTGCGGCCGCTGCGAGGACGCCTGCCCCTTGGGGCTTTGCGGCCCGGATCTGGTGGCCGAAATCCGCGCCGCCCATCCCGGGTTCGCCGGGATGCTGTGGAAGCTGTGGGTCGAGCGGGCCGGGGTGGCCTGGCCCCTGGCCATGACCCTGGGCAAACTGCTGCCCGGCAACATCCCCATCGCGGCCGTGTCCCGGGCCCGAGACGCCCTGGCCGCCCTGGGCGCGGGCAAGGCCCCGGCCCCCTGGCTGTTCCCCAAGACTTTCGATACGCGCCATGCCGGCCAAAAAGCCGTCATCTTTGCCGGCTGCGTGGCCGAGCACGCCAACCCGCGCTGGAAGGCCGAGGCCGCCCGGCTCCTGGAGGGCCTGGGCGTCGAGGTCTTGCCCGATCCGGGATTCACCTGCTGCGGCTGCACCCTGGGCCAC
It contains:
- a CDS encoding (Fe-S)-binding protein, giving the protein MSTELTPVHCLHGQGRRPTCILCGRCLPVCPLFTATGREELSPRAKFFLAKALGEGRAELSAKAAEMLTTACLSCGRCEDACPLGLCGPDLVAEIRAAHPGFAGMLWKLWVERAGVAWPLAMTLGKLLPGNIPIAAVSRARDALAALGAGKAPAPWLFPKTFDTRHAGQKAVIFAGCVAEHANPRWKAEAARLLEGLGVEVLPDPGFTCCGCTLGHAGAPQAQAAMQQQNIDAWRRAGRPLMVVFCATCRCGLRAYARKDLGLAMDELGPWRENLVSLAELLGDTTFAIGQAAPPVVRYHRPCHGAGGNQDLSLLRRIMGQRLVFRENETPCCGFGGLTKLTHPDLSEAVARDALAVYAPKPGEQIVTGCSGCVTQLRAAAPDGVGVGHWLETIG